In Chroicocephalus ridibundus chromosome 2, bChrRid1.1, whole genome shotgun sequence, the DNA window TAAGGCAAAACAGGTAAAAGGGCccagaaatattcagaaacaaaGGATGAGGTGGGTTCTGGGTGTGTCTAATAGCCAGTTCTAAACATGCCCTAATTGGGTGAATCTCATGATGAGTAAATTCAGAAAATGCAGGGCATAGTTTCTTAGACTCCTGGCACATGTGCCCTACCCACAGTGCAGCCATTCCTCCTTGCTGAAGACCCTTGGATGAGGAGTTTGAGCGGGAGCACCAGAGGGAAAGATCCTCCCTTGGTCCATCCTAGAACAAATTTGATAACGGACAGGTCGCAAATGCAATAAAGTACACTTTTTCTGAGAGAAATGCTGCCAGAGCATTAACTGAATGGCATTGAGACCAGCAAAGCATATTAGAAAGGCTCAGGGAATGTACTATTttaagagtgaaaaataaagtgGGTGGATCCTGATGTGGTTCCCCCAGGGCGATTTGCGCATCCCACAGTCTTACCCTGGGATTGCACCAGTACCACCAAGATCAGCCACTGGCACCAGCTGAACAAGCACCATTTCTGCCAGTTTCCTGGTGGGAGTGATTGATTAGAGCTGGTTGAGCTTGCTCTGTCCAGAGCAGGTGTGGAGCAAATTTGCCCTGACTCAGTCAATTAACTTTATCAGAGAATCAGAATCAACAGCGTGAATACGATAACAATGTGTTGCAGGCTCCATGCTCCTCACCATGCCTGGTCTCACACTGCCGGTATAGTCCTGAAGTTATTGCATAAAAAGGTTCCCAAATCTTGTAATGTGTGATCACTTGGGTCCAGACTCATCCCATGTATGAGCAGAAGGTTAGTGGGCACACTGAAGCACACTCCTCTGCACCATGGGCTTCATCTGATACGCAGGAATAACTATCACTGctgaatgttttgcatttgtctttgttttgtctttgggTGGAGTtgttttgctctggtttttttACTTCAGGTGAACAATACAGAGAACTTACCCTAAGAAGTGGGGGAATTCCAAAGGTAATCATATAGTAAGGTACAAGGAAGGGAGGCCAagtttagaaaagcaaaacttgGACCAAGAGGCTAGATGCCCAGATGCCCAAAGGTCAAATCTCATGTGTACCATGGGACACAGAACATGTGTCTCCAGGGTGACTTGGGTTTGTCAGAGCCAACGTCAGTGTTGGAGCCTCCATCTCACATCCTTCTGCCATTACACTGAGAAATTCCTGAATAATTTCCTACAGCCACAGTTAAGACAGGGAGGCAGGGAAAAATCCCATGCCCTGTTTGGGAAGTCTAAAAAATGCGTCTCAGGGAGCCTTTGGCACTTCAAGCAAGCATCCCTTCAAGTCCGATGGCTGGTCAGGACTAACATAAAGTTGACCTCAGTCGACTCACCTCTTAGAAAAACAGCATGTCATTCCTCACTAAACTCTTAATTCGGGATTATTGACAAGAAGTAGGAAAACAACCAGTACTTTAAACAGGGCTTCTTTCCTGTATTAATCTAGTCTGATGCTATACATAGGTGCGTATAGGGCCAGGGATGTGAAAAGGCTGTCTATGCCCTTTCTCTGACAGTGCCTCAGCTCACAAGTGCCCAGATGCAATCTTACGTGTTTCGTAGCTCAGACGCACCTAGCCTTGCCCCAAGCCACGCCATTTGTTTTCATGCCCATTTAAACTCAAATAAATCAAACCATTGTCCAGGTGAATGGCCAGTGCAAGAAATGGGACAGTAGTGAAGTAAATCAGTTTGAAATATGTTCAGATCTCTATGCAAACTTGCCTCTTCAAAGATGACTGTCACCTTGGTGGATTCAGCCTGCAGGTGCACGGAGCCTCTTGCCTCCAGCAGTCCTCTCCTGGAATAATCAAATAACTCTGCAAAGGAAACATCCGTAAGTCTCTGTGACAGCCTAAGACAGGACTAAGGATGCTAAAAGCTTTTGTCAGCCCTCACGCATTCTCTGGTCACTCGGTCTTACCCTCAGAAAAGAAGTTGTGTGTAAGCTTTGTGGTACCTGGACTACTCTTGGTACCTGGACTACTCTTGGTATCTGACGCTGTGttgcaaaaatattctgaaagccAAATTCCCTCACAAAAATgaactgtagggttttttcctgtgGGTAGCATTTGGCCTCTGTCCTTACCCTATGGTGGTTGTGGCTGAGGTCTGGCGGTTGGTGTGCTGACCCTGGATTTGAACGAAGGACTAACTGAGCTACCAGCACAATGCAGAGCAACACCAAGGCTGCTGTAGGAACCCCCAGGTGTTAGAGCTCAGCAGCCGGACCTCTCAGGAGCACAGCAGGGTCCCTGCCTTGCCTGCTCATGcctccctgcttttccttcccttgctgATGTGGCTGCAGTGAGATGGAGTCCTTTAGTTTGCACCAGCAGGCCTCTGCCCACGCAGAATCAATGGCAGGACCATTGCTGGCAGCATCATCCTCTCTGGATAGAAGAGCAGGTTCAAATCCCATTGCAATGGTTTGGCTCAAAAAATATCGTGAGTGAGTGTCACAGCGCTAATCAGAGCCAGGCACTGTTACAAGGAGCTTTCCTCTTGGTCGTGATCTCTGCTGTTATGGAAGGAtcctgtcacttttaaaatgaagCGAGGCCATATGGTATATGAAGCAAGAAAGCgagaaagcaagggaaagaaagagaaggaggtaaaaaaggaaaagagagaggaaggaaggaaggaaggaaggaaggaaggaaggaaggaaggaaggaaggaaggaaggaaggaaggaaggaaggaaggaaggaaggaaggaaggaaggaaggaaggaaggaaggaaggaaggaaggaaggaaggagaggggatgaagaaaagagagagagaaagagagaaagaaagagagagaaagaaagagagaaaaagaaatagaaagaaagagagagagaaagagagaaagaaagagagaaagagagaaagaaagaaagaaaaagaaagaaagaaagaaagaaagaaagaaagaaagaaagaaagaaagaaagaaagaaagaaagaaagaaagaaagaaagaaagaaagagtcgCATACTAATGAGCTGTGTTGCTTCCCCTTTTTTGTTACACGCCATTTCCCCAGACCCAGCCTGTAGCCAAAATCACTGTATTGTAGTACAGTGAAGGCAAATAGAAATAATACCCGGGAGAAAAAAAGTGATCTAAGAAAGGGAAAAGTTCTCCTACCGTGTATTATGTGCAATTCCAGGCACTGTAACAGTGAAACACGAGCTGATATCTCTGTTTCTGTGAACACGCTATGTTTTAGAGGATGGTACTCCCAGAGCTTCTAAACTTTGTGACATAAACAGCAAACCTAATTCTGAAAAAAGCACCTACCACACCAGATTACCATAACCAGGAGCGCACACCTTTAAATCAAAAGTCAGTTGAGTTGGAAAAGGTTTAAGTTTTttcaataaattactttttataaTGACTATAAAAGTTATATAGTACACAGAGACTTGCTAGAGGTAGATACTTTACTGTACCTGAATTGCTGGGAATACTTCCTAAGACATAAAGCTGACAATCAGACATCTGAGTGTGTTTGAAAAACATCGTCTACCAAAAGATTAAAGTATGAACTTAGCAAAGTAATCCAGGAAGgaaattctttgttctttcttgttaCTTATCATGGCAACTGAAGGGATGTAATGGGAAATGAGCTAATACTTTAATTCAAAAATAGTTGAAATATAGACagaatctgagaagaaaaattatttttcactgttaaaTATATGGATTTTGACTCTTACTGAACTGTATTTcaacacatttttatattttatgccTATGATAAGTTATTAAACATATAAAATTGCCTTATTTATAGAGTATAACAGCATTGCTAGCGATAGTGCCTCCATTTTTCAATGTAGCAACTAACTTAGATGTGCATAGATTCTAGATGATCTTTTAATTACAAGGGGAAGAAGGGAATTGCTAGGAATAAAAGGTTTGTTATTCTacaaaggaagggggaaaaggagtgATTATTCTAAATTAGCAAAATTATTGGAttgcattttttaagaaaaataaagtacaatTAGGAAAAACATCCTCGCAGTTAGAATTGTTGAGAGAAGGTCATAAGGAAGGTTGAGGGGGAGAAAACTAAGGATGTGAAACTGAGCATATCTCTGTGATGCGCAGCgtggggaggaaagggaattAACTAATAAACTTATCCAAACTaatgacaattattttaaagtgttcCGGAGAATTAGTGAGCTCTAAGAGGTCTGAAAAGGAAGGGGAGCATGTTACTGGTCTTTAAAAatggcaggggaagaggaagagaaagagtgaACCTGTCATCTACCATCTGGTAAGCCTAACTTCAGTCTGCAGTAATatagtggaaaaaatattaaaaagtaaaattcctaAGCACTTAGGGGAGAACAGATCCACAACCAATAAACAGCATGGATTtataaagaagggaagaaaggcacacgcaagcatttttttcttcctataatTGCAAAGTGGTGACTGAAGGGAATACAGTAGGTGTAATATATGTGCCTACTAACATATAGATTTGGATGTATGGGCTTCAGTAAATTAAATAGGATCTAGCagtgtgaccaaaaaaaaaaaaatccaatgtaaTTTTTGGGCCTCTAACACAGAGGCGTCGTGTCATGTACCTGGGAAGTGATAGATGTCTCTCTCAGTATACAATACTGATGAGATAGCACCTCGACTACTGCTTTCAGATTTAAGTACTTTCAGTACCAATAAAGGTGAACTGGAGGGAGTTCAAAAAgcatggaaggaaaaggaaaggcctATAGAAACTGTTTGGCGATgaaatattaactgaaaataaacatctaCGGCCTGGCCAAACAAGGGCGAGAAGAGTATGATCAGCGCCACATTCCTTCCAGTGCAAAGTTTCCAATATAAACAAAATAGGGTCAAGCGTGAGAAtgagagctgggcagggactAAATACTAAATGTACATGGCCAGAGCCAAAAGATCTCAAacttccccaaaataaaacagagcacaCTGAATAGTAATAGGACCTTCCAGTCTTTCTCCGCAAACCTCGGTGCAATGCCTCAATGGGTTTATCATTGCATATACACTCAGTGTTGTCCCTGAAACCGGGATACCATGAGGCTCTTTCAGCCATAATCTATTTCAAGTACATATATTCCCTGGTGTGTGTCTAGGAAAATCAATATATAACACCTCCTGGGAGCCTCTTGACTCCTGCCCCAAGCACAGCCCTCAGCCCACGGGCTTCATCTTCAAAAGCGGACCAGAGGAACAATTATTTCTTTGCCCATGACAAAACACACTGCAGGGTTATTTTATatttccatgtaattttttttatatatatattcccatgaaattttttttacttttttttttttttttacattcccgTGTCATTTTTTACGTCTCCAGCCCCACGTCGGTCCTTCCTTCCACAGCCGGCATCAACCCTATCGCCTCCGAGGCGGGCCGTGCATTTCTACCGCTGCCCAGGAGATGGTGCTGTGGATTTTGGATCGGGAGAGCAGacaccgggaccgggaccggtgATGGGGCCAGGTGGCCGGTAGGTCCCCTCCGGGCTCTGCCGGGAAGCGCGGTTGCCGCGCTTCCCGGCAGAGCCCGGAGGGGACCTACCGGCCACCCGGCGGGTCTCAGCGGGGACCTTCAGGTGCCTTTGATCCCTCTGCAAGCCCTCcagattttcctttccattctccAGCGGTCCCCTTCCGAGGTGCAGGGCCATCCTTCACCCCAAGGTCCCTCATCTCTGCTGCGCTGTCGGGTCAAGTGCATCAATgcagtttttctcttcttgcaaagGACCAgggattggggtggggggagaatgCTTTTCTTCGTTTCGTAGCCCCTCGCCACACAGATTTCCCCCGAGTCCAGCTGCACACACGCAGCCGCCACGTCCCGGGAACTGAGATCATCGCCCCCTTCTCATCCCCTACACGCGGCCCCGGTGGGCTGCCGGACCCCTCTTTGCTGCTGGAAACACTTCCCAAGTTGGCAATTCATCGTCCTTCTGGGGCTGCTTTAGGAGAGACACCTCTGAGGAGGTTTGCACTTGGAGCGAATGcaatgtgcgtgtgtgtgattttctttcttattactttcttttcttcaccCTAAACTTAAAAGTTTGCCTGAGAGCGACGAAAACACAGGAGCAGCTGCGGCAGAACGAAAGCGCTCTCCGACACCTGCCTTAGCGctggaaaagccgggcagacccttgcagctggggctgcccccccgcTGCATCCCCGCTCTGCTCCCTCCCGGGCCCGGCGTGCTGGAGGCAGGAGGGTCTCGGGGCTGAGCCGCTGGAAGAAGGACCGGGAAGTTGCGTGTGATGCCAAGCCCTCAGCTCGCAGCGGGGACCGTCCTGCCGCAGCGGGCACGCCGTGCCTCTGCCCAgagcgggcagggagaggctgcctTCATCTGCCTAAAGTCTGCCTCGCTAGCATTCAGCTCCTGGGCGCCTTTAGGGAGAATTTGGAAAGCATCCTTCCTCCTGGATGGCTTTTCAGCAAAGGAGAAGCctagccctgaggagagggagagggtttCTAACTTCTCTCCCAGGTGGGGAGCAGAACAAAATGACTATCGAGTAGATCTTGCAAAAGACGCCATGGAAAATCAGCAGTCTCTGTTCTGTCCGTTCTCGTCTGTGTTCTGGGACTCTCCCAGACTCcttgcacccccagccccagcctcccgcccctcCCGAGACGGCCGGAGCCCGGCCGCTCACGGTGGAGGTTGGGTGATGCTCCGGGGCGGCCGGCGCAGTCCCGTCTGCAGCTCGGCTCCAGGCTGATCGTTTCCCGAAATAATGACCCAAGCGGAGTGGAGCCGGTGGCAGAGGGCTGCCGTACAATTAAACCAGGTAACGAGACGCTGGGCAGATGTGTTTTCATTGCGCTGTAAGATAAACGCAGTGTTAAATGCCTGACAACTTCCCAGAAGCAATCAGCAAAAGTTTACGAGTGCATAAACCTCAAAGACCATTCCTCGGTATTTTTATAAGCCCCGCATTTAAAGCTTCTATAAATTCTTCTGCCTGCTTCCAAACTAAAGTTCCCGTAGACTATTAAACAGCCACTTCttcgggagggggcggggggagagacAGATCGCGCCGGGGGAAGCGAGAGGGGCTCTCTTTTTGTGTCCTCCACTTTCCCCTCCCTACCACCTCCCGCCAAGCTAGAGTTTGGAAGAAAGTTGGCATCGCTAAAGCACGGCAAGTCACACATGGACGCATCGGCAGGATATCTGGGATACCTCCATGTCTTAAGAACAGGAGGCAGAcctgaaagaaagggaaaggaaaggatgaggagaaataaaagaaaaagcgaGGTGGATAAATGGACGGGTAGAAGCAGGGACAAGCAGACGAACAGATCCACAGGCAGatcagcagcaggcaggctggggggtgGTCAGGGAtgagcagaaaagagagaaatttcaGAAGCAGAGCGCGAATCTGAGCGAACGCAGTCGAGGACAAGAGGAGGCGAACGGGACCTCCTGGAGGTCGCCGCGGCGCCCCCGACCCCCGCCCCGACGGCGCGGCCCGGCAGCACCGGCCGCCTCTCGGGACAAGCGCGGCCGCCGCAGCCTCGGGGcaaccggccccgccgccggcggaaCGGGAACCTACGCGGTCAAAAGTTGCAGGCAAAAAGAAGGAGGGGTAGCACTAGTGAACCCACGGATCAGCGGGAGAGATCCAGCCGGAGACGTCCGTCTTCGAAGGCATAAGCTGTGAGGGATGAAACGTTCCCCCTAACCACCAAATTATAACGACAGTATCCGTCATCCTTAAGTGACCACATGAGTTTTACAAGTTGGATATTaaacagattaaataaaatttaaaaaaaaaaaaaaagaaagaaagaaagaaagaaagaaagaaagaaagaaagaaagaaagaaagaaagaaagaaagaaagaaagaaagaaagaaagaaagaaagaaagaaagaaagaaaaaacccaagcccctATTGCGATTATAAAGCCCTTTGTTTATGATCCCAGGGACAATGAAGTTGCTAATTGGAAAACAATAAACGTAAAATGCCTTTGGATTAATAATGATAGAGGTTAACGGTGGCATCCCTTGGAAAGGGGGAGGGGAGCGAGGCTCTCGGCGACTGTGCGCTTGGACGGCGACCAGGGACAAGCGCAGCAGCCaaacggggctggggggggcgggggtgagacacccccccccccccctcttcgGAGGGCTCGGCTTGTATGTTCGCCTCTGATCCGGAGACACGAGGTGAGGAAGGTCTGTATTGTAGTCATGTCCTCGCTAGATGAAATCTCAGTCAATTACTTTGAAATCTGCAGCTTGgcttcttttcattctttccaggTGAAAATTCAAACGTTTTCTGTTGTCGCCTGGTCCTTTCTTTCCCGAAACAAGGCACCCAACTGTTCTGATATTACCATTCAAAAACAGGTTCTGTGGCAAACCTCATTTGTGAATCTATTACAGAGATTAAtagattatttctcctttttcaactAATTCTCAGTGGGGAAATTTAACCATATGGTAAGGAGAGAATTAGAATTTCATCACATTAGAGCAAAATGTAATGAAAAGAGTCCAACACCTGGGGCCAACTCTGAAAGACACAATTAAAAGGTTTTTAATGAAACCGGAGAAACCAAAAAATTTCATAGCCTTCAGTAATTCTGCCACATAAGAATGATTTACTGGAAGTGTTGGGAAATATTGTTTTTACTGATGTCATAAGAATGAAAACCTGCCACTAAATACTCTGAGCGCTTACAGTGAAGCGGGAGCGAGCTGCTCGCCTCCAGCGCTAGAGGAGCAGCGGGACAAAATTCAGACCAGCCCTCGGGTTGCCACTTCAGCTTCTGGGGGAGCGCAGAAGAGCGTGTGCCCGGCTCAGAGGAGAAGCCCCGGGAGGAGAGCAGGGGGTCGACGCGCCCGGGGGAACCGGGGCCGCACTCGCCCTGacacgggcggcggcggcagcatcCCGGGCTTTGGGAGCGGAGCGGGGTGCtcccagcagggaggcagggagggagctgcaaAGGGTTGGTCAatcacaactaaaaaaaaaaaaaaaaaaaaaaggaaaagaaaaagtttggtGGGTTTTGCCCTTTCTCACCCcgccctcccttctccccagatCTGTTCATTTTCAAGGTAACTGATGGGGCTTTATATTTTTTATAGGGACACGGGGGATAATCACTCGAAAGCGGCAATCTGCTGCTTGAAAACggctgaggggaggaggagggggaaccTCCCCGTAGTTTGGTCTCcatttgctggggggggggggggagggagagggggctggggaccaTTCGCCTCCCAGGGAAGCAAGGTGGACTTTACTTTGGCGGTGGGCAGGAGTGGGCACGGTGGTACGGGTTGGTCCaggatttttaattcttttttttttttttttttcccaggcgaTGCTTTTCGCGAAGgcgggtgggggtgggagggggctaTAAGTTAATGTAAATGCAGggggtgggtgggctggggggagagggtgtCACTCCTGACTCCATGGCTAAGTTAGCAGAAGTCTGCTGGCAGCACTCGGAAGGGGAAGTGTTGAAGCGGGCTTTTCTGCAGTGCAGGGCTGTAATTTGCTGAAGGAGGCAAAGAACATCCTTCGATCTAAGTAGGGCTTTTAGTGTGCTCATTGATGAGTGAAAGTCGCCACACATGTCAAGCTAAAGGCAGTTGTTGGGTTACTAACAGGACACAACGTCTTGCAAACATATGCGTTAAGCTGTGTATACAGATGGCAGGGAGAATAATGGAGCAGGCGCCTCTTATAAAGCTCTAGCTGCTGCCTGTCTTCAGACCTGGGAAATGAAACTATTCAGACTCAGGGCCAGATAGCGCCTGGGATTGTTTGTTACCGTTTTAATCCTATTAATTAAAACGTTAACCTGATTGGGTAGAAAGCTCTGTCCCAACAGGCGAGTCTTCTTCATAATAACCTACTCTCAGAGATAATGATGTAAAAGACTCCCCCGTCTGCGGCGGCTGCTGGTTGATGGGTCCGGAAATCTCTTGAAGGTGAATCCAAGCAAGATAAACGGTGGAAGCGGCTCCGCTGGCAGCGCACAATGCCCCAGCGCGGCGCCTGCTGAGGgcgagccggagccggagccgcagCCGGAGCCACAGCGCGAACCACCGCCACAACCGGAGCCGGAGCCGCAGCCCGAGCCGCCGCCGGAGCCCCAGCCGGAGCCGGAGCAAGGGCAGCCGCGGCGCCGGGGACGGAGCAGCCCCGGCGGGAGCCGGGAGGCGATTTCTAGCAGCGGGACGCCGGGGAGCCGCCCGCCGCGGCGCGGAGCCTTGGAGGAGCGGGCCGGGAGCTGaggggggcggaggaggcggaggcggaggcgagCGGGGCGCCGATGGAGCGGGCGCTGGGGCTGCCCGCAGAAGAGGACCTCTTCCACAAGAGCCTCGCCGCCTCGGCCAAGCGCATGGAGTCCGCCTTCCGCTCGCCCCCGGGGCTCGACCTCTCGCACCCCCGCGACCGCCAGCCCTCGCCGCTCGCCTGCTACGAGGCGGCGGAGCCCGAGGCGCTGCTGCAGCCCGGCGTCGGCGGCGACCCGCTGGCCCTGCCGCCGGGCTCCGTCTGCGTCAAGTACGGCGAGAGCGCCAGCCGCAGCTCGGTGGCCGAGAGCAGCGGCGGCGAGCAGAGCCCCGACGACGACAGCGACGGCCGCTGCGAGCTGGTGCTGCGCGGCGCCGGGGGGGACCCGCGCGTCGCCtcgccggcggcgggcggcggcggcggcggcggcggggggggcggggggctgaaGGCGGCCGAGGGCGGCTGCTCCAACAGCCACGGGCACGGCGGCAGCAAGAAGTCGAAGGAGCAGAAGGCGCTGCGCCTCAACATCAAcgcgcgggagcggcggcggaTGCACGACCTGAACGACGCGCTGGACGAGCTGCGGGCCGTCATCCCCTACGCGCACAGCCCCTCGGTGCGGAAGCTCTCCAAGATCGCCACGCTCCTCCTGGCCAAGAACTACATCCTGATGCAGGCGCAGGCCCTGGAGGAGATGCGGCGCCTGGTGGCTTATCTCAACCAGGGCCAGGCCATCTCGGCcgcctccctgcccagctccgccgcggcggcggcggcggcggcggccgccctgcACCCCGCCCTCGGCGCCTACGAGCAGGCGGCCGGCTACCCCTTCAGCGCCGGGCTGCCCCCCGCCACCTCCTGCCCCGAGAAATGTGCCATTTTCAACAGCGTCTCCTCCAGCCTCTGCAAACAGTGCACGGAGAAGCCTTAAGCGCCGCCGttgccgccccccgccgccgccgcggccccggggagcggcgacagccggcggccccggcccggctccggctccgggccgggggtcgcgggggcggcggagggacTGACCGCTGCCCGGCCTCCGCCTCCCTCCGCCCGGCCTCGCCTCCCGCTTCTCCTCGGGTTTTGCTGGGACGGGACGGCGGcgggagccagccctgcctgcggcgccggggagggggcgcggggccgggggtgccgcGGGGAGGAAGCCtcggcccggggggggggtgggtggtcggggtgctggggggggtgactCTTGCCGGGCGACCGCTGCGCGTCCGGACAAAGGAGAGGTGGAGAAATAGCAggccgggctgggagccggggctaGCAACGGGGAGGGGGACGGAGAGCggcccccaccccggccccggtcccggcgAGGGGAAGGGGCCGCAGCGACCCAGGCGAGGAGGTGGACGGGACAAATCAGAGCGGGCACTTGaacatagaattttttttttttaattattattagcagtattattattattattctgagccaggaaacaaacaaacttgAAATGTAAACTTATTATTTAAGCGACTCGCAGAAACAAAGAGACTGGACCATTGCTATGGAAGACTTTGTATTTTTTATCGTCTCTAAACTTTGATCCTGTGAAAATGCGCAAAGTTTGGTgagagtgattttaaaaaaaaaaatcgagagagttaagaaaaaaaaaaagagacaaaaaataacCGATCAAAACCCCTATTCCGTGTGGCTGAAAGTAtcgcatttttaaaaaaaatatttatgtgcacCTTGTTTCTTTCCACTTTGCAATGATGTATAAACAAGACATGCtatttatttgttattctttAAATGACCCTTCCACGCCAACAATATTTATCATGTGTTAAGGTCACGGGTCTTACGTGCAGTTACTTTAAATGCTTCTAAAATTCTGTTTATGGATTAACTTAAACTGTGTGCCAAGTGTTTAAAACGTTTATTTGCCAACAACGTATAACCAGAAATGTTGATGTATCCAAGCTGCTTAGGTTTATGAAAGGTCATCTGGATTTTAAGTTGCATCATCCCTGTATTTAAATTGAGCTTTAATAAATTGCTTCAGTCCAAAAATTACAGGAAAGGTGTATTCTTAATTGCTCAACCAACTGATTTTTGAAAGGGTATCCTTTGCATTATAACAGGTAATAGCTATTTACTTTTACAAGGCATCAG includes these proteins:
- the BHLHE22 gene encoding class E basic helix-loop-helix protein 22, coding for MERALGLPAEEDLFHKSLAASAKRMESAFRSPPGLDLSHPRDRQPSPLACYEAAEPEALLQPGVGGDPLALPPGSVCVKYGESASRSSVAESSGGEQSPDDDSDGRCELVLRGAGGDPRVASPAAGGGGGGGGGGGGLKAAEGGCSNSHGHGGSKKSKEQKALRLNINARERRRMHDLNDALDELRAVIPYAHSPSVRKLSKIATLLLAKNYILMQAQALEEMRRLVAYLNQGQAISAASLPSSAAAAAAAAAALHPALGAYEQAAGYPFSAGLPPATSCPEKCAIFNSVSSSLCKQCTEKP